One genomic segment of Mastomys coucha isolate ucsf_1 unplaced genomic scaffold, UCSF_Mcou_1 pScaffold22, whole genome shotgun sequence includes these proteins:
- the Lgalsl gene encoding galectin-related protein, whose product MAGSVADSDAVVKLDDGHLNNSLSSPVQADVYFPRLIVPFCGHIKGGMRPGKKVLVMGIVDLNPESFAISLTCGDSEDPPADVAIELKAVFTDRQLLRNSCISGERGEEQSAIPYFPFIPDQPFRVEILCEHPRFRVFVDGHQLFDFYHRIQTLSAIDTIKINGDLQITKLG is encoded by the exons ATGGCGGGGTCGGTGGCCGACAGCGACGCCGTGGTG AAACTTGATGATGGGCACTTAAACAACTCCCTGAGTTCTCCAGTTCAAGCCGACGTGTACTTCCCACGACTG ATAGTCCCATTTTGTGGGCACATTAAAGGTGGCATGAGACCAGGCAAGAAGGTATTAGTGATGGGCATCGTAGATCTCAACCCCGAAAG ttttgccATCAGCTTGACCTGTGGTGACTCTGAAGATCCTCCTGCCGATGTGGCAATTGAACTCAAAGCTGTGTTCACAGACCGGCAGCTCCTCAGAAACTCTTGTATATCAGGAGAAAGAGGTGAAGAGCAGTCGGCAATCCCTTACTTTCCATTCATCCCAGACCAGCCGTTCAGG GTAGAGATTCTGTGCGAGCACCCACGCTTCAGAGTGTTTGTGGATGGACACCAactttttgatttttatcatCGTATTCAAACATTATCTGCAATTGACACCATAAAGATCAATGGGGACCTCCAGATCACCAAACTTGGCTGA